One genomic window of Vibrio mangrovi includes the following:
- a CDS encoding DeoR/GlpR family DNA-binding transcription regulator — protein MLKRNTQVRRHEIVQLVNQMGEVSVELLSERFHTSEVTIRKDLSSLEKNGLLLRRYGGAISLPKEVVADEFDKNVSIQKVSLAREAAKLIRDHNRIVIDSGGTTTALIQQLNEKRGLVVMTNTLQIANALHELENEPTLLMTGGTWDPHSESFQGQVAESVLRSYDFDQLFIGCDGIDLARGTTTFNELTGLSRVMAEVSREVIVMAESDKIGRKIPNLELDWSMIDILVTDSHISDEQVEVIESHQVRVIRSKEN, from the coding sequence ATGTTGAAACGAAATACACAAGTCAGACGTCACGAAATTGTTCAACTCGTCAATCAGATGGGCGAGGTGAGTGTTGAGCTGCTTTCTGAACGATTTCATACTTCAGAGGTCACGATTAGAAAGGATCTGTCCTCTTTAGAAAAAAACGGGTTGTTGCTCAGACGTTATGGCGGTGCGATCTCTCTTCCGAAAGAAGTTGTTGCAGATGAGTTCGATAAAAATGTTTCGATTCAAAAGGTATCTCTCGCCCGGGAGGCAGCAAAACTGATTCGTGATCATAACCGTATTGTGATTGATAGCGGAGGTACAACCACTGCGTTGATCCAACAGTTAAATGAAAAACGCGGACTGGTTGTGATGACCAACACTCTTCAGATTGCCAATGCACTTCATGAACTGGAAAACGAACCCACATTATTGATGACCGGTGGAACCTGGGATCCTCACTCAGAGTCATTTCAGGGGCAGGTTGCCGAGTCGGTATTACGCTCCTATGATTTTGATCAGTTGTTCATCGGATGTGATGGGATTGACTTGGCTCGGGGAACGACGACATTCAATGAGTTAACCGGTCTGAGCCGGGTGATGGCTGAAGTTTCCCGCGAGGTTATCGTGATGGCTGAATCAGACAAGATTGGCCGGAAGATTCCTAATCTGGAGCTGGATTGGAGCATGATTGATATCTTGGTGACTGATAGCCATATTTCAGATGAGCAGGTTGAGGTGATCGAGTCACATCAGGTCAGAGTCATTCGAAGCAAAGAGAATTAA
- the mscS gene encoding small-conductance mechanosensitive channel MscS yields the protein MAGESVTSIGVPLSDGLSQVNSWLTDNSDILLQYGVNIIAAILILFFGNILVKVVAGSISKVLHRKEMDPAVVEFIHGLVRYLLFVIVLIAALGRIGVQTASVVAVIGAAGLAVGLALQGSLSNFAAGILIVAFRPFKSGDYVEVAGVAGSVESIQIFQTVLKTPDNKMVVVPNSAIIGGAITNYSRHATRRIDLVIGVSYSADLQKTKQILRETVERDERVLKDPDITIGVHALADSSVNFVVRPWVKTADYWAVYFDLLMNIKEALDANDIEIPFPQMSVHLNKAD from the coding sequence ATGGCTGGAGAATCGGTAACAAGTATAGGTGTACCTTTATCTGATGGCTTATCTCAGGTGAATAGCTGGCTGACAGATAATTCGGACATCTTATTACAATATGGTGTGAATATTATTGCTGCAATTCTGATCTTGTTCTTTGGTAATATTCTGGTCAAAGTGGTTGCGGGCAGTATTTCCAAAGTGTTGCATAGAAAGGAAATGGATCCGGCCGTTGTTGAATTTATCCACGGTTTGGTGCGTTATCTGCTGTTTGTGATTGTCCTTATTGCCGCGTTGGGACGTATTGGTGTACAAACGGCATCTGTTGTTGCTGTGATTGGTGCTGCGGGTTTAGCTGTTGGCCTGGCTTTGCAAGGGTCGCTGTCAAATTTTGCTGCCGGAATTCTGATTGTTGCATTCCGTCCGTTTAAATCGGGTGATTACGTTGAAGTCGCTGGCGTTGCCGGTTCTGTGGAAAGTATTCAGATTTTCCAGACCGTTTTGAAAACACCGGATAATAAAATGGTGGTTGTACCGAATTCTGCGATTATCGGTGGGGCGATCACCAACTATTCACGCCATGCGACCCGGAGAATTGATTTAGTTATCGGTGTGTCCTATTCCGCAGATTTGCAAAAAACCAAACAAATTCTGCGTGAGACAGTTGAGCGTGATGAACGTGTACTGAAAGATCCGGATATTACCATCGGTGTTCATGCTCTGGCTGATTCTTCAGTAAATTTTGTGGTTCGCCCTTGGGTGAAAACAGCAGATTATTGGGCCGTTTATTTCGACTTACTGATGAATATTAAGGAAGCGCTTGACGCAAATGATATTGAAATCCCATTCCCACAAATGAGTGTGCATCTGAACAAGGCGGATTAA
- the epd gene encoding erythrose-4-phosphate dehydrogenase has translation MLRIAINGFGRIGRNVLRAVYESGKSQQIEVVAVNELAKPDAMAHLLQFDSSHGRFFKKISHDQEHLYLHHEDGSSDAVRILHLPELKLLPWRDLDVDIVLDCTGVFGSRDDGLAHLEAGARQVLFSHPGSHDLDNTIIYGVNHETLKTEHRIVSNGSCTTNCIVPIIKVLDENFGIDSGTITTIHSSMNDQPVIDAYHNDLRRTRAASQSIIPVDTKLHKGIERIFPKFSNKFEAISVRVPTVNVTAMDLSVTINTNVKVNDVNQTIIDASQCTLRGIVDYTEAPLVSIDFNHDAHSAIVDGSQTRVSNGQLVKMLVWCDNEWGFANRMLDTALTMYSLQ, from the coding sequence ATGTTAAGAATCGCAATCAATGGTTTTGGCCGGATAGGCCGGAATGTTTTGCGGGCTGTTTATGAAAGTGGTAAGAGTCAGCAAATCGAAGTGGTTGCAGTGAATGAACTGGCTAAACCTGATGCGATGGCTCATCTGCTCCAGTTTGACTCCAGTCATGGCCGCTTTTTCAAAAAAATCAGTCATGATCAGGAACATTTATATCTCCACCACGAGGATGGCAGCTCTGATGCTGTCCGGATTCTTCATTTGCCTGAACTGAAACTGCTTCCATGGCGTGATCTGGATGTTGATATCGTTCTTGATTGTACCGGGGTATTCGGAAGTCGGGATGATGGTCTGGCCCATCTGGAAGCCGGAGCCCGGCAAGTGCTTTTTTCGCATCCCGGAAGCCATGATTTGGATAACACCATTATTTATGGGGTGAACCATGAGACATTAAAAACGGAGCACCGTATTGTTTCCAATGGTTCCTGCACAACGAACTGTATCGTTCCGATTATCAAAGTACTGGATGAAAACTTCGGGATTGATTCCGGTACAATTACCACGATTCATTCATCAATGAATGATCAGCCGGTTATCGATGCTTATCATAATGATTTGCGCAGAACACGGGCTGCCAGCCAGTCAATTATTCCGGTAGATACGAAGTTGCATAAAGGTATCGAACGGATTTTCCCTAAATTCTCAAATAAGTTTGAAGCCATTTCAGTCCGGGTACCGACTGTGAACGTTACCGCAATGGACTTAAGTGTCACAATTAACACAAATGTAAAAGTTAATGACGTAAATCAAACCATAATTGATGCTTCTCAGTGTACATTACGGGGCATTGTTGACTATACTGAAGCGCCGCTTGTTTCGATAGATTTTAACCATGACGCGCATAGTGCAATTGTCGATGGTTCTCAAACAAGGGTCAGTAACGGACAGCTGGTGAAAATGCTGGTCTGGTGCGACAACGAATGGGGTTTTGCAAACCGTATGTTGGATACGGCTTTGACGATGTACTCGCTGCAGTAG
- a CDS encoding LysE/ArgO family amino acid transporter yields the protein MNFWIVLQGFSLGASIIIPIGAQNAYVLNQGIQRQHHYLTASICTILDMIFISVGVFGGGIFFSGHPQLLSIITLGGICFLTIYGCSSLKSALSSQNDDSHLPDTSYNRKTVLLGAMAVSALNPHVYLDTIVVLGSIGGQFQGTERLSFALGSIAASFIWFFSLSVGAARFSHLLSRPGVRRCIDIGVALVMFIAAIQLIRVWI from the coding sequence ATGAATTTCTGGATCGTATTACAAGGATTCAGCCTCGGCGCCAGCATTATCATTCCTATCGGTGCTCAAAATGCTTATGTACTGAATCAGGGAATTCAGCGGCAACACCATTATCTGACAGCAAGCATTTGCACGATACTCGACATGATCTTTATTTCTGTTGGTGTGTTCGGCGGTGGCATTTTTTTCTCAGGTCATCCCCAGCTTTTGTCCATCATTACTCTGGGTGGTATCTGCTTTCTGACTATCTATGGATGCAGCAGTTTGAAGAGTGCATTGTCCTCGCAAAACGATGATAGTCATCTACCCGACACATCCTATAACAGAAAAACAGTATTACTTGGTGCGATGGCTGTTTCAGCACTCAATCCACATGTTTACCTAGACACCATTGTTGTTCTTGGCTCAATTGGTGGACAGTTTCAGGGAACAGAACGGCTAAGTTTTGCACTTGGAAGTATCGCAGCTTCTTTTATCTGGTTTTTCAGTCTGTCTGTCGGTGCCGCCCGCTTCAGTCATCTTTTATCTCGTCCCGGAGTCAGGCGATGTATTGATATCGGTGTAGCTTTAGTCATGTTTATTGCTGCAATTCAACTGATACGAGTGTGGATTTAA
- the fbaA gene encoding class II fructose-bisphosphate aldolase — protein MSKVFDFVKPGVISGDDVQKVFEVAKENNFALPAVNCVGTDSVNAVLEAAAKVKSPVIVQFSNGGAGFFAGKGLKLEGQQTQILGAVAGAKFVHAVAESYGVPVILHTDHAAKKLLPWIDGLLDAGEKFFAETGKPLFSSHMIDLSEETLEENIETCAKYLERMAKMNMTLEIELGCTGGEEDGVDNSDMDSSELYTSPEDVAYAYEKLNAVSHRFTIAASFGNVHGVYKPGNVVLTPTILRDSQAYVSEKFGLPENSLNFVFHGGSGSSEAEIQESISYGVIKMNIDTDTQWATWDGIRQYEAENHDYLQGQIGNPTGEDAPNKKYYDPRVWLRAGQASMVKRLEKAFADLNAIDVL, from the coding sequence ATGTCTAAGGTCTTCGATTTTGTAAAACCAGGGGTCATTTCTGGCGATGATGTTCAGAAAGTATTTGAAGTTGCTAAAGAAAATAACTTCGCACTACCAGCGGTTAACTGTGTTGGTACTGACTCTGTTAACGCGGTACTTGAAGCGGCTGCAAAAGTAAAGTCTCCGGTCATTGTTCAGTTTTCTAACGGTGGCGCAGGCTTCTTTGCCGGTAAAGGTCTGAAACTTGAAGGTCAGCAAACTCAGATTCTGGGTGCTGTTGCAGGTGCGAAATTTGTACATGCTGTTGCTGAATCTTATGGTGTTCCTGTCATTCTGCACACTGACCACGCAGCGAAAAAACTGTTGCCATGGATCGACGGTCTGCTTGATGCCGGTGAAAAATTCTTTGCTGAAACAGGTAAACCACTGTTCTCTTCTCACATGATTGACCTTTCAGAAGAAACTCTGGAAGAAAACATCGAGACTTGTGCGAAGTACTTAGAGCGCATGGCAAAAATGAACATGACTCTTGAGATCGAACTGGGTTGTACCGGTGGTGAAGAAGATGGCGTCGATAACTCAGATATGGACTCTTCTGAGCTGTATACTTCTCCTGAAGACGTTGCTTACGCATACGAGAAACTGAATGCTGTTAGCCATCGTTTCACGATTGCGGCTTCTTTCGGTAACGTTCACGGTGTTTACAAGCCTGGTAACGTGGTACTGACTCCAACAATCCTGCGTGATTCTCAGGCTTATGTTTCTGAGAAATTCGGTCTTCCTGAAAACTCTCTGAACTTCGTATTCCACGGTGGATCAGGTTCTAGTGAAGCAGAAATTCAGGAATCTATCAGCTACGGTGTCATTAAAATGAACATCGATACTGATACTCAGTGGGCAACATGGGATGGTATCCGTCAGTATGAAGCAGAAAATCATGATTATCTGCAAGGTCAAATCGGTAACCCAACGGGTGAAGATGCACCGAATAAAAAATACTACGACCCACGTGTATGGCTGCGTGCAGGACAGGCATCCATGGTAAAACGTCTTGAAAAAGCATTTGCAGATTTGAATGCAATTGACGTGCTATAA
- a CDS encoding LysR family transcriptional regulator ArgP gives MRGLDYRWIEALDRVILQGSFERAADDLCISQSAVSQRIKQLERFLAQPVLVREQPLRLTVTGTKLIGLYRKVCLLEQELIPDFIDEIRPVSVSIASNADSLATWLLPALIPVMQAGQVELNIQVTLESRTIDKLKSGEVAGAISLESEPLNGCIAEYLGRVDYLCVATPAFHQQYFSSGVCAGTLKKAPAICFDQHDQMHQEFLKRHFGISTHAIIHHTIASSEAFVKLALSGTAYCLISEIQIQDELARGTLINITPDYVFTNEMYWHHWQLETGVMRQISHAVLNYARLHLPQSV, from the coding sequence ATGAGAGGATTGGATTATCGGTGGATTGAAGCATTAGATCGGGTCATTCTTCAGGGAAGTTTTGAACGGGCTGCGGATGATCTGTGTATTTCTCAATCGGCTGTATCACAACGGATCAAACAACTGGAACGCTTTCTGGCCCAGCCAGTTTTAGTCCGGGAACAGCCCTTGAGGCTAACCGTGACTGGAACAAAACTCATTGGTTTGTATCGCAAAGTGTGTTTACTGGAACAAGAACTGATCCCGGATTTTATTGATGAAATCCGGCCGGTATCTGTTTCCATTGCTTCCAATGCAGATAGCCTGGCGACTTGGTTATTACCGGCACTCATTCCCGTGATGCAGGCCGGACAGGTAGAACTTAATATTCAGGTTACACTGGAATCCCGGACAATTGATAAGCTGAAAAGTGGTGAAGTGGCCGGGGCGATAAGCCTGGAATCGGAACCACTGAATGGATGTATTGCTGAATATTTAGGACGGGTTGATTACTTATGTGTTGCGACTCCGGCTTTTCACCAACAATATTTCTCATCAGGGGTTTGTGCCGGGACATTAAAAAAAGCACCGGCGATCTGTTTTGATCAACACGATCAGATGCATCAGGAATTCTTAAAGAGACATTTTGGAATCTCAACACATGCCATTATTCATCATACGATTGCGAGCTCTGAAGCTTTCGTGAAGTTGGCTTTGTCCGGGACTGCTTACTGCCTTATTTCTGAGATTCAGATTCAGGATGAGCTGGCCCGTGGTACTTTAATCAATATAACCCCGGATTATGTGTTTACGAATGAAATGTACTGGCATCACTGGCAGTTAGAAACGGGTGTAATGCGGCAGATTTCTCATGCGGTTTTAAATTATGCCCGGCTACATCTGCCTCAGTCTGTTTGA
- a CDS encoding phosphoglycerate kinase, which produces MSVIKMTDLDLAGKRVFIRADLNVPVKDGKVTSDARILASLPTIKHCLAAGAKVMVTSHLGRPTEGEYAEEFSLQPVVNYLSDALDCEVKLAKDYLNGLELNAGELVVLENVRFNKGEKKNEEALSKQYAALCDVFVMDAFGTAHRAQASTHGVGMHAPVACAGPLLANELDALGKAMDNPARPMVAIVGGSKVSTKLTVLESLSKIADQLVVGGGIANTFIAAAGHNVGKSLYEADLVDTAKKLMEECAIPVATDVACAKAFDENAEAEIKDVSEVQDDDMIFDLGPDSTAALAKILKDAKTILWNGPVGVFEFKNFEAGTKGISQAIADSEGFSVAGGGDTLAAIDKFGIKADVSYISTGGGAFLEFVEGKKLPAVEMLEARAKA; this is translated from the coding sequence ATGTCTGTAATCAAGATGACCGACCTGGATTTAGCAGGTAAACGCGTATTCATTCGTGCTGATCTCAATGTGCCGGTAAAAGACGGCAAAGTAACATCAGACGCACGGATTCTGGCATCTTTGCCAACGATTAAACATTGCCTTGCTGCTGGAGCAAAGGTCATGGTGACATCTCACCTGGGCCGTCCGACTGAAGGTGAATATGCAGAAGAGTTTTCTCTACAGCCTGTTGTGAACTACTTGAGTGACGCCCTGGACTGTGAAGTGAAACTGGCGAAAGACTATCTGAATGGTCTGGAACTGAACGCCGGTGAATTGGTTGTTCTTGAAAACGTTCGCTTTAACAAAGGTGAAAAGAAAAACGAAGAAGCATTGTCTAAACAGTATGCTGCATTGTGTGACGTATTTGTAATGGATGCATTTGGTACGGCTCACCGTGCTCAGGCATCAACTCATGGTGTTGGTATGCATGCGCCTGTTGCGTGTGCCGGTCCTCTGTTGGCGAACGAACTGGATGCTTTGGGTAAAGCGATGGATAACCCTGCTCGCCCAATGGTTGCAATTGTTGGCGGTTCAAAAGTTTCTACAAAACTGACTGTACTTGAATCTCTGTCAAAAATAGCTGATCAGCTGGTTGTTGGTGGTGGTATCGCGAATACATTTATTGCTGCTGCCGGTCACAACGTCGGTAAGTCTCTTTATGAAGCAGACTTAGTTGATACTGCGAAAAAATTGATGGAAGAGTGTGCAATTCCTGTTGCGACTGACGTTGCCTGTGCAAAAGCATTTGACGAGAATGCAGAAGCTGAAATCAAAGATGTATCTGAAGTTCAGGATGACGATATGATCTTCGACCTTGGTCCGGATTCGACTGCAGCACTGGCAAAAATTCTGAAAGATGCAAAAACTATTCTTTGGAATGGTCCTGTCGGTGTTTTTGAATTCAAGAACTTTGAAGCTGGTACAAAAGGCATTTCTCAGGCGATCGCTGACTCAGAAGGTTTCTCTGTAGCTGGTGGTGGTGATACTCTGGCGGCAATCGATAAGTTCGGTATTAAAGCTGATGTATCATATATTTCAACAGGTGGTGGTGCATTCCTTGAGTTTGTTGAAGGGAAGAAACTGCCGGCAGTTGAAATGCTGGAAGCACGTGCGAAAGCATAA
- a CDS encoding oxidative stress defense protein, translated as MRFMILSLMMFCLHTYAAEVNFPHISVTGFGEVTVVPDSAVFSVQVEQSTLNAEQAKESVDTVVRKFSERLQELGAEDEQISSSNLSLAPQYHYPDEGKPELVGYRASRSVTVSVKHLEKLNEFLDVALESGINRIDRITLQVKDHRKYQAQARDKAIQDASMKALSIAKGFKRSLGPVWRVDYHSQQSKPMMMRSVSMNQKESFQDYQDKTIVISDSVDVLYRLN; from the coding sequence ATGCGGTTTATGATCCTGAGTTTAATGATGTTTTGCTTGCACACTTATGCAGCGGAAGTGAACTTTCCGCATATCTCGGTGACTGGGTTCGGAGAAGTTACAGTGGTGCCGGATAGTGCGGTTTTTTCCGTTCAGGTTGAACAGTCGACTCTGAACGCCGAGCAGGCGAAAGAAAGTGTTGATACAGTTGTTCGCAAATTTTCTGAACGGCTACAGGAACTGGGGGCTGAAGATGAACAAATTTCTAGCTCTAATCTATCGCTTGCTCCTCAATATCACTACCCGGATGAAGGAAAGCCTGAATTAGTTGGCTATCGGGCTAGTCGGAGCGTCACTGTTTCAGTTAAACATCTGGAGAAGCTGAATGAGTTTCTTGATGTTGCTCTGGAGTCTGGAATTAACCGCATTGACCGGATTACGCTTCAGGTGAAGGATCATCGGAAATATCAGGCACAGGCAAGAGATAAAGCGATTCAGGATGCTTCAATGAAGGCGCTTTCCATCGCGAAAGGTTTTAAGCGTTCATTAGGTCCGGTATGGCGTGTGGATTACCACTCACAGCAGTCGAAGCCGATGATGATGCGCTCTGTTTCGATGAATCAGAAAGAGAGCTTTCAGGATTATCAGGATAAAACCATCGTGATCAGTGATAGTGTCGATGTGTTGTACAGGCTGAATTAA
- the pykF gene encoding pyruvate kinase PykF, whose protein sequence is MKKTKIVCTIGPKTESVEKLTELVNAGMNVMRLNFSHGDYEEHGTRIANFRQVMKNLDRTLAILLDTKGPEIRTIKLENGEDVDLVAGQTFTFTTDTSVIGNKDRVAVTYSGFAQDLEIGNTILVDDGLIEMKVVEKTATEVTCQVLNNGALGENKGVNLPGVSVKLPALSEKDKSDLKFGCEQGVDFVAASFIRKADDVREIRELLNANGGESIQIISKIENQEGVDNFDEILELSDGIMVARGDLGVEIPAEEVIFAQKMMIEKCNRARKVVITATQMLDSMIKNPRPTRAEAGDVANAIMDGTDAVMLSGETAKGKYPVEAVTIMAQIAGRTDGALKAELGSRLDSPRLRITEAVCKGAVDTAEKLAAPLIIVATEGGKSARSVRKYFPTAHIIALTTNKKTAAQLVLTKGVTPIVVDSIDSTDDFYISGKKLALETELGRKGDIVVMVSGALVASGTTNTASVHVL, encoded by the coding sequence ATGAAGAAGACCAAAATCGTTTGTACGATTGGCCCTAAAACTGAATCCGTAGAGAAGCTAACAGAACTTGTAAACGCTGGCATGAACGTCATGCGTCTCAACTTCTCTCATGGTGATTACGAAGAGCATGGAACTCGTATTGCAAACTTCCGTCAGGTGATGAAAAACCTCGACAGAACATTAGCGATTCTTCTGGATACCAAAGGACCGGAAATCCGCACCATTAAACTGGAAAACGGTGAAGACGTTGATCTGGTTGCAGGACAAACTTTTACTTTTACAACTGACACTTCTGTAATTGGCAATAAAGACCGTGTTGCTGTCACTTATTCCGGTTTTGCTCAGGATTTGGAAATTGGTAATACAATTCTGGTTGATGACGGCCTGATCGAAATGAAAGTCGTTGAAAAAACAGCAACTGAAGTAACTTGTCAGGTACTAAACAATGGTGCTCTGGGTGAAAACAAAGGTGTAAACCTACCAGGTGTTTCAGTCAAACTGCCAGCGCTTTCAGAAAAAGATAAGTCTGATCTGAAATTTGGTTGCGAACAAGGCGTTGATTTTGTTGCTGCTTCATTTATCCGTAAAGCAGACGATGTTCGTGAAATCCGTGAATTGCTCAATGCAAACGGTGGCGAAAGCATCCAGATTATCTCGAAAATTGAAAACCAGGAAGGGGTTGATAATTTCGATGAAATCCTCGAACTGTCTGACGGTATCATGGTTGCCCGTGGTGACCTGGGTGTAGAAATCCCGGCAGAAGAAGTTATCTTCGCTCAGAAGATGATGATCGAAAAATGTAACCGGGCAAGAAAAGTTGTTATCACTGCAACTCAGATGCTGGATTCCATGATTAAAAATCCTCGTCCAACCCGCGCAGAAGCAGGTGACGTTGCTAACGCAATTATGGATGGCACAGATGCCGTCATGCTTTCCGGTGAAACTGCAAAAGGTAAATATCCGGTAGAAGCAGTGACTATCATGGCTCAGATCGCCGGTCGTACCGATGGCGCACTGAAAGCTGAGCTTGGTTCTCGTCTTGACAGTCCTCGTCTGAGAATTACCGAAGCCGTATGTAAAGGTGCGGTAGACACAGCAGAGAAACTTGCAGCACCTCTGATTATTGTTGCAACTGAAGGTGGTAAGTCAGCCCGCTCTGTCAGAAAATATTTCCCGACAGCTCATATCATTGCGTTGACAACAAATAAGAAAACAGCTGCTCAACTGGTGTTGACTAAAGGTGTAACTCCGATTGTTGTTGATTCAATCGACAGTACTGATGATTTCTACATCTCAGGTAAAAAACTGGCTCTTGAAACAGAACTGGGCCGTAAAGGAGATATCGTTGTGATGGTTTCCGGTGCCTTAGTTGCATCAGGAACAACAAACACAGCATCAGTACACGTCCTTTAA
- the tkt gene encoding transketolase, translating to MSSQKRLANAIRALSMDGVQQANSGHPGAPMGMADIAEVLWRSHLNHNPQNPNWADRDRFILSNGHGSMLIYSLLHLTGYDLSIDDLKNFRQLHSKTPGHPEYGYAPGIETTTGPLGQGITNAVGMAIAEKALAAQFNRDGHDIVNHHTYAFLGDGCLMEGISHEACSLAGTLGLGKLIAFWDDNGISIDGHVEGWFSDDTPKRFEAYGWHVIPAVDGHDPAAIEAAITAAKAESSRPTLICTKTVIGFGSPNKSGSHDCHGAPLGADEVQATRQQLGWEYGPFEIPADIYAEWDAKAAGAAKEAAWNEKFAAYQSAYPELAAEFTRRVNGELPADWEAQASQIIADLQANPATIASRKASQNALEAFGKLLPEFMGGSADLAPSNLTMWSGSKSLTADDASGNYIHYGVREFGMTAIINGIALHGGFIPYGATFLMFMEYARNAMRMAALMKVQNIQVYTHDSIGLGEDGPTHQPVEQIASLRLTPNMSTWRPCDQVESAVAWKLAIERKDAPTALIFSRQNLVQQERDAVQLANIAKGGYILKDCQGTPELILIATGSEVELAVQAAAELTAKGKLVRVVSMPSTDAFDRQDAAYREAVLPASVTARVAVEAGIADYWYKYVGLNGRVIGMNSFGESAPAGELFKLFGFTVENVVEVALSLN from the coding sequence CCAATTCTGGTCACCCCGGCGCCCCGATGGGGATGGCGGATATCGCTGAAGTGCTCTGGCGCTCTCATCTGAACCATAACCCGCAGAACCCGAACTGGGCTGACCGTGACCGTTTTATTCTGTCCAATGGCCATGGTTCGATGCTGATTTATTCATTGCTGCACCTGACCGGTTACGACCTGTCTATCGATGACCTGAAGAATTTCCGTCAGCTTCACTCGAAAACACCGGGCCATCCTGAGTACGGTTATGCGCCGGGCATCGAAACGACCACCGGTCCGCTGGGACAAGGCATTACCAATGCCGTGGGTATGGCGATTGCGGAAAAAGCACTGGCAGCCCAGTTTAACCGCGACGGTCACGATATCGTCAATCACCACACTTATGCTTTCCTCGGCGATGGCTGTCTGATGGAAGGGATTTCGCATGAAGCCTGTTCACTGGCCGGAACACTGGGTCTGGGTAAACTGATTGCTTTCTGGGATGACAATGGCATTTCGATTGATGGTCATGTTGAAGGCTGGTTTAGCGACGACACGCCAAAACGATTTGAAGCGTATGGCTGGCATGTTATTCCGGCGGTTGACGGTCATGATCCGGCAGCGATTGAAGCGGCGATTACTGCGGCGAAGGCAGAATCTTCCCGTCCGACCCTGATTTGTACCAAAACCGTGATTGGTTTCGGCTCGCCGAACAAATCCGGTTCGCATGATTGCCACGGTGCGCCACTGGGAGCCGATGAAGTACAGGCCACCCGTCAGCAGCTGGGTTGGGAATATGGTCCGTTTGAAATCCCGGCGGATATCTATGCCGAGTGGGATGCCAAAGCAGCCGGTGCAGCCAAAGAAGCCGCCTGGAATGAAAAATTTGCCGCGTATCAGTCGGCGTATCCGGAGCTTGCTGCTGAATTCACCCGTCGGGTGAACGGCGAACTACCGGCTGACTGGGAAGCACAGGCCAGTCAGATTATTGCGGACCTTCAGGCCAATCCGGCCACGATTGCTTCGCGCAAAGCCTCGCAGAATGCACTGGAAGCGTTCGGCAAGCTGTTGCCTGAATTTATGGGCGGCTCGGCTGATTTGGCACCATCGAACCTGACGATGTGGTCCGGCTCGAAGTCTCTGACAGCAGATGATGCTTCCGGCAACTATATCCATTACGGTGTGCGTGAATTCGGAATGACGGCCATCATTAACGGGATTGCGCTGCATGGCGGCTTTATTCCTTATGGTGCCACCTTCCTGATGTTTATGGAGTATGCCCGTAACGCGATGCGGATGGCGGCACTGATGAAAGTGCAGAACATTCAGGTTTACACGCACGATTCGATTGGTCTGGGTGAAGATGGTCCGACCCACCAGCCGGTTGAGCAGATTGCTTCGCTGCGTCTGACACCGAACATGAGCACCTGGCGTCCTTGTGACCAGGTTGAATCAGCGGTGGCCTGGAAACTGGCGATTGAGCGTAAAGATGCACCGACTGCACTGATTTTCTCCCGTCAGAATCTGGTTCAGCAGGAGCGTGATGCAGTTCAGCTGGCAAATATCGCGAAAGGTGGTTATATCCTGAAAGATTGTCAGGGCACACCGGAGCTGATTCTGATTGCGACCGGCTCTGAAGTGGAACTGGCTGTCCAGGCTGCGGCTGAGCTGACGGCAAAAGGCAAACTGGTTCGTGTGGTTTCTATGCCATCAACCGACGCATTTGACCGTCAGGATGCAGCTTACCGTGAAGCGGTTCTGCCTGCATCGGTGACAGCCCGGGTTGCAGTTGAAGCCGGAATTGCAGATTACTGGTACAAGTACGTTGGTCTGAACGGTCGTGTTATTGGTATGAACAGCTTTGGGGAATCAGCACCGGCCGGTGAACTGTTCAAGCTGTTTGGCTTCACTGTTGAAAATGTGGTGGAAGTTGCGCTGTCGCTAAACTAA